One part of the Oncorhynchus clarkii lewisi isolate Uvic-CL-2024 chromosome 7, UVic_Ocla_1.0, whole genome shotgun sequence genome encodes these proteins:
- the LOC139412623 gene encoding uncharacterized protein has translation MEKTETAHTAQQPTLDDSQSELEEEEDDGFVGGTGVQSDKGQSGAESEGVDEEDDDEEAGPAAQPKEKGKEDSFARMLSIWGTTKYISKWKMAHRRGYHINCLTDDPERKAMIMQHELDCKTNIPLPMVCMIEEETLQILQNIENDYKYKLGASHHLTKELHERIESLKCQVSSKVRHSEPAPEGGVLATLVGWGRALSAMLGWRSGASATKDVNALPCKECPLETDDTKE, from the exons ATGGAGAAGACTGAGACGGCTCACACTGCACAGCAGCCCACCTTGGA TGACTCACAGAGcgagttggaggaggaggaggatgatggctTTGTTGGGGGGACCGGCGTGCAGTCAGACAAGGGACAGAGTGGCGCGGAGTCAGAGGGTGTGGATGAAGAGGATGACGATGAAGAG GCAGGACCTGCAGCCCAACCCAAGGAGAAGGGTA AGGAGGATTCCTTTGCCCGGATGCTTTCTATCTGGGGCACCACCAAGTATATCAGCAAGTGGAAGATGGCCCATCGGAGAGGCTACCACATCAACTGCCTGACCGATGACCCCGAACGCAAGGCCATGATCATGCAGCATGAGCTGGACTGCAAAACCAAT ATTCCCCTCCCTATGGTGTGTATGATTGAGGAGGAGACCCTGCAGATTCTACAAAATATTGAGAATG ACTACAAGTACAAGTTGGGCGCCAGCCACCATCTGACAAAAGAGCTCCATGAGCGTATTGAGAGCCTGAAGTGCCAGGTATCCTCCAAGGTTAGGCACAGTGAGCCGGCCCCAGAGGGAGGAGTGCTGGCGACCCTGGTGGGGTGGGGCAGGGCACTGTCTGCTATGCTGGGTTGGCGCAGTGGAGCCTCAGCTACTAAAGATGTGAATGCTCTACCCTGCAAGGAGTGTCCCCTTGAAACAGACGACACAAAAGAATAA
- the LOC139413497 gene encoding dual serine/threonine and tyrosine protein kinase, producing the protein MEVVGGGNVQKVTPLARELSRLFNSYNKHSIQLKKNLKETNAFFREIKRNYSNACASAASSEAAALEAGQLSCISFPRHEEEFLQSNVGSVLYIVVLGQDCAARYQLLNCLLGERLLPLGPEAGEACDGVQGTSCKRRKLCFTHGRQTRLSLALPGQYELVHQLAAHCGRWDTVPREDLEIQEECEDPAHRLAELEITLHHPLLQEAKIMVVPCPSVQPIEEALEDCTRNAVPIMLYALNQDTLTAEQVAELRKVKEMLLFPICFVRIPATPPEASPEPSRRLERERSPLYKQLLSLGFLSTPVGNCSCGAPSQTPSPAVKPQSVLGETFERLHRLLVTFARQVLHNQQVEVANLLNGVHCRCLDLFINQAFDMQRDLQITPRRLEYTREKEGELFISLMAIANRKQEEMKEMIVETLSSMKEQLLEDAANLEFTDVIVVTNGEPVTSKDIKSCIHQIQELIVVRLNQAVANKLISSVDYLRESFVGTLERCLNSLEKSNMESSVHNVTSNHLKQILNAAYHVEVTFHSGSSVTRLVWEQIKQIIQRITFVNPPGITTEWKRKVAQDAIESLSAAKLAKSICSQFRTRLNSSHDAFAGSLRQLEEGHTGRLERTEDLWLRVRKDHAPRLARLSLESRSLRDVLLHGKPKLGPELGRGQYGVVYLCDSWGGRYPCALKSVVPPDDKHWNDLALEFHYTRSLPKHERLVDLHGSVIDHTYGGGSSIAVLLIMERLHRDLYTGLKAGLSLKERLQVALDVVEGIRFLHGQGLLHRDIKLKNVLLDKQNRAKITDLGFCKPEAMMSGSIVGTPIHMAPELFTGKYDNSVDVYAFGILFWYLCTGSVKLPESFEKCSSKDQLWNNVKKGARPERLANFDEECWQLMEACWNGDPSQRPLLGIVEPSLQSIMVRLCNCGSDQKSSSLEDSN; encoded by the exons GCCAGCTGAGCTGCATCTCCTTCCCCCGGCATGAGGAGGAGTTCCTGCAAAGCAACGTGGGCAGCGTCCTCTACATCGTGGTACTTGGTCAGGACTGTGCCGCGCGCTACCAGCTGCTCAACTGCCTGCTGGGGGAGCGGCTCTTGCCCCTGGGGCCTGAGGCGGGCGAGGCCTGCGATGGCGTCCAGGGCACCTCCTGCAAGAGGAGAAAGCTGTGCTTCACCCACGGGCGCCAGACGCGACTCAGCCTGGCGCTGCCCGGCCAGTATGAGCTGGTGCACCAGCTGGCGGCCCACTGTGGGCGCTGGGATACGGTTCCCCGGGAGGACCTGGAGATCCAGGAGGAGTGTGAAGACCCCGCCCACAGGCTGGCTGAGCTGGAGATCACCCTGCACCACCCTCTGCTACAG gaggcgaAAATCATGGTGGTGCCATGCCCCAGTGTCCAGCCCATTGAGGAGGCCCTAGAGGACTGTACGCGTAACGCGGTTCCCATCATGCTCTACGCCCTCAACCAGGACACCCTCACTGCCGAACAGGTGGCCGAGCTAAGGAAAGTCAAAGAGATGCTCCTCTTCCCCATCTGCTTCGTCCGTATCCCTGCGACTCCGCCCGAGGCATCACCCGAGCCCAGCCGGCgcctagagagggagaggagccccCTCTACAAGCAGCTGCTGTCCCTGGGCTTCCTCAGCACTCCGGTGGGGAACTGTTCCTGCGGAGCCCCCTCTCAGACGCCTAGCCCGGCCGTCAAGCCCCAGAGTGTCCTGGGGGAGACCTTTGAGAGGCTGCACCGCCTCCTGGTGACCTTTGCCCGCCAGGTGCTCCACAACCAGCAGGTGGAGGTTGCGAACTTGCTCAATGGGGTGCACTGCCGTTGCCTTGACCTcttcatcaaccag GCATTTGACATGCAGAGGGACTTGCAGATCACGCCGCGGCGGCTGGAGTACACACGGGAGAAGGAGGGCGAGCTGTTCATCTCTCTGATGGCCATCGCCAACCGCAAGCAGGAGGAGAtgaaagagatgatcgtggagaCGCTGAGCAGCATGAAGGAGCAGCTTCTGGAGGATGCTGCCAACCTGGAGTTCACAG ATGTCATAGTGGTGACCAACGGAGAGCCTGTTACCTCAAAGGACATCAAGTCTTGCATCCACCAGATCCAGGAGCTGATAGTTGTGAGGTTGAACCAGGCGGTGGCCAACAAGCTGATCAGCTCTGTGGATTAcctgagggagagctttgtaggaACCCTGGAGCGCTGTCTAAACAGCCTGGAGAAGTCCAACATGGAGTCATCTGTCCACAATGTCACCTCCAACCACCTCAAACAG ATCCTTAACGCTGCCTATCACGTGGAGGTGACCTTCCATTCAGGATCATCTGTTACGAGACTCGTCTGGGAGCAGATCAAACAG ATCATTCAGAGGATAACGTTTGTGAACCCTCCTGGCATCACTACAGAGTGGAAAAGGAAGGTGGCCCAGGATGCCATAGAGAGCTTGAGTGCTGCCAAGCTGGCTAAGAGTATCTGTTCCCAGTTCAGAACCCGACTCAACAGCTCCCACGATGCCTTCGCTGGCTCCCTGCGACAG CTGGAGGAAGGCCACACGGGGCGGTTGGAGCGTACTGAGGACCTGTGGCTGCGTGTGAGGAAGGACCACGCCCCGCGGCTGGCCCGCCTGTCTCTGGAGAGCCGCTCCCTCCGAGACGTGCTACTgcatg GCAAGCCCAAACTTGGGCCAGAGCTGGGGCGGGGTCAGTATGGAGTGGTCTATCTGTGTGACAGCTGGGGGGGACGCTATCCCTGCGCTCTGAAGTCAGTTGTACCACCTGATGACAAGCACTGGAACGACCTGGCCCTGGAGTTTCACTACACCAG GTCCCTCCCTAAACACGAGCGCCTGGTGGACCTGCACGGCTCGGTGATTGACCACACGTATGGCGGCGGCTCCAGCATTGCTGTGCTGCTCATCATGGAGAGGCTTCACAGAGATCTCTACACAGGCCTGAAG GCTGGTTTATCACTAAAGGAGAGACTCCAGGTCGCTCTGGACGTGGTGGAAGGCATTCGCTTCCTGCATGGCCAGGGGCTTCTGCACAGAGACATCAAACTAAAGAATGTGCTG CTGGACAAACAGAACCGGGCCAAGATCACAGACCTGGGCTTCTGTAAGCCAGAGGCCATGATGTCCGGCAGCATTGTAGGAACCCCCATCCACATGGCCCCCGAGCTCTTCACAG GAAAGTATGATAATTCTGTGGATGTCTATGCCTTTGGAATCCTGTTCTGGTACCTCTGCACTGGCTCCGTCAAACTCCCAGAGTCCTTTGAGAAATGCTCCAGCAAGGACCAGTTGTGGAATAATGTTAAAAAAG GCGCGCGACCCGAACGGTTGGCCAACTTTGATGAGGAATGCTGGCAGCTGATGGAGGCCTGCTGGAATGGAGACCCTTCCCAGAGGCCACTGCTCGGCATCGTAGAGCCCAGCCTGCAAAGCATCATGGTACGGCTTTGCAATTGTGGCTCAGATCAGAAGAGCAGCAGCCTGGAGGACTCAAACTGA